The following proteins come from a genomic window of Terribacillus aidingensis:
- a CDS encoding YwpF family protein has product MKTFKLVELTLYPTDQGSLKGKEMKLSEGLIINKEEDNEWVLEAVLGKKDLESVQVLSENRKVLLAQVRITKPENRPAMFLVQVQEVNDLGEEGNVIMKGTLAREEKMELFASIKRMREEGMEEEEILKSGAGTTE; this is encoded by the coding sequence GTGAAAACATTCAAACTGGTAGAGCTTACTCTATATCCGACAGATCAAGGTTCTTTAAAAGGGAAAGAAATGAAACTATCCGAAGGTTTAATCATCAATAAGGAAGAGGATAACGAATGGGTGCTGGAAGCGGTACTGGGAAAAAAAGATTTGGAAAGTGTACAAGTATTGTCTGAAAACCGTAAAGTACTGCTTGCCCAGGTCCGAATTACGAAACCAGAAAACCGTCCAGCTATGTTCCTTGTCCAAGTACAGGAAGTGAATGATTTAGGTGAAGAAGGAAATGTAATCATGAAGGGCACGCTGGCGAGGGAAGAAAAAATGGAACTGTTCGCTTCTATTAAAAGGATGCGGGAAGAAGGAATGGAAGAGGAAGAGATATTGAAAAGCGGAGCCGGAACGACAGAGTGA
- a CDS encoding TrkH family potassium uptake protein, protein MRTYDPRWRWLNNISPTRLIILFYLAAVVISTCLLALPVAHKQGTNISFVDVVFTAVSAISVTGLASVPIHEYFNTTGIILIAFTMQLGGIGVMTLGTFVWLLFGKKIGFKERRLIMVDQNQVSFRGAVNLMRQILVVVLTIELIGFLVLGTYYLQYFPTAGEAYFQGLFASISATTNGGFDITGQSLIPFRHDYFVQFVHMLLIVLGAIGFPVLIEVKQYMFASKDERAFIRFSLFAKLTTITFMVLIFAGAIIIALLDSRNFFVGKSWHEVLFYSLFQSVTTRSGGLATMDIAQLTEQNQLFMSALMFVGASPSSAGGGIRTTTLALVVIALYHFARGNKQITVLRREIHPEDLFKAINVTIFGMILVFTSAVILASIEPFSLTEVLFEVCSAFGTVGLSLGITPELSDASKIVLMLLMFLGRVGILTFLYSLQRNSQTANFHYPKERIIIG, encoded by the coding sequence ATGCGTACTTATGACCCGCGTTGGCGATGGCTGAATAACATTTCGCCAACCAGATTGATCATCTTATTCTATTTAGCGGCAGTAGTGATTTCTACCTGCTTACTGGCTTTGCCGGTGGCTCATAAACAAGGAACAAATATTTCCTTCGTTGACGTAGTATTTACGGCTGTCAGCGCCATCAGCGTGACCGGACTTGCTTCTGTTCCGATACATGAATATTTCAACACAACAGGCATCATTTTGATTGCTTTCACGATGCAGCTGGGCGGAATTGGCGTCATGACACTAGGAACATTTGTATGGCTGCTGTTCGGTAAGAAAATCGGTTTCAAGGAACGGAGACTGATCATGGTTGATCAGAATCAGGTATCGTTTCGTGGAGCAGTTAATCTTATGAGGCAAATTCTGGTTGTTGTCCTGACAATAGAATTGATTGGATTCCTAGTTTTAGGTACTTATTATCTGCAGTATTTCCCAACGGCAGGTGAAGCTTATTTTCAAGGGCTTTTTGCTTCAATAAGCGCTACGACAAACGGAGGCTTCGATATAACCGGACAGTCACTCATTCCGTTTCGGCATGATTACTTTGTGCAATTCGTACATATGCTGCTTATCGTTCTGGGTGCAATCGGTTTTCCAGTCCTGATCGAGGTGAAGCAGTATATGTTTGCTTCGAAGGATGAGCGCGCTTTTATCCGATTTTCCTTGTTCGCGAAGCTGACAACAATCACTTTCATGGTACTTATTTTTGCTGGTGCAATCATTATTGCATTGCTTGATTCCAGGAACTTCTTCGTCGGGAAATCCTGGCATGAAGTATTGTTTTACTCGCTTTTCCAATCGGTGACCACACGAAGCGGAGGGCTTGCAACAATGGATATCGCGCAGCTGACTGAACAGAATCAGCTGTTCATGTCTGCGCTAATGTTTGTCGGGGCTTCCCCAAGCAGCGCAGGAGGAGGTATCCGTACTACCACCTTGGCATTAGTGGTCATTGCGCTTTACCACTTTGCCAGAGGGAACAAACAAATTACGGTCCTCCGGCGGGAGATTCACCCGGAGGATTTATTCAAAGCAATCAACGTGACGATCTTCGGAATGATTTTAGTATTCACCTCAGCTGTGATTCTTGCCTCCATTGAGCCTTTTTCGCTTACTGAAGTGCTATTTGAAGTATGTAGTGCATTCGGAACGGTCGGCTTAAGTCTCGGTATAACACCGGAGTTGAGTGATGCAAGTAAAATTGTTTTGATGCTGCTCATGTTTCTTGGGAGAGTCGGCATCCTGACATTCTTGTATTCCTTGCAGCGGAATTCGCAAACAGCGAACTTCCACTATCCGAAAGAACGTATCATTATCGGTTAA
- a CDS encoding aspartyl-phosphate phosphatase Spo0E family protein — protein MRDNGDQMILPEHARYCLQHSNKLINLNRLTQQIEVLREQMAEVAFEKGFTSSESIAKSQELDKLLNLYEAKRKI, from the coding sequence ATGAGGGATAATGGTGATCAAATGATATTGCCTGAACACGCCAGATATTGTCTGCAGCATTCCAACAAACTAATCAATCTTAACAGGCTGACGCAGCAGATTGAGGTACTGCGTGAGCAAATGGCGGAAGTAGCATTTGAGAAAGGATTTACAAGCAGTGAATCAATTGCTAAAAGCCAGGAATTGGACAAGCTGCTGAATCTATATGAAGCAAAAAGAAAGATATAA
- a CDS encoding aminotransferase A, whose translation MEHLINPRVTNIQISGIRRFYNLVADKEDMISLTIGQPDFPTPLHVKEAGIEAIRSDKTTYTPNAGLLPLREAISAFYTKYAPVYKATEEIIVTVGASQAIDITLRTILQSGDEVILPGPVYPGYEPLITLAGGTPVLADTTENGFKLTASILKQYITPKTKCVILPYPSNPTGVTLTYEELEEIADFLADKEIFILSDEIYSELTYDDAHVSIASFPQVRDKSVIINGLSKSHSMTGWRIGFTLAPAWLSTHMLKVHQYNATCATSVSQYAAIEALTNGLGDPVNMRDAYRARRDYCLERLENMGLTVEKPNGAFYIFPKFPIKSMTSLELGLALVEKAGLAIVPGDAFSHLGEGYMRLSYAYSMELLQEGMDRLERFLSSNKLA comes from the coding sequence ATGGAACATCTTATCAATCCACGCGTTACAAACATACAAATATCAGGCATTCGCCGCTTTTACAACTTGGTGGCAGATAAAGAGGATATGATCAGTCTGACAATTGGCCAGCCTGACTTTCCTACCCCGCTTCACGTCAAAGAAGCAGGAATCGAAGCAATCCGTTCTGATAAGACGACGTATACACCGAATGCAGGGCTATTACCTTTGCGGGAGGCAATCAGTGCATTTTACACAAAATATGCTCCAGTGTACAAAGCAACAGAAGAAATCATCGTCACTGTCGGGGCATCACAAGCAATTGATATTACCCTGCGAACTATCCTGCAGTCAGGGGATGAAGTAATCTTACCCGGTCCCGTTTATCCTGGATATGAGCCGCTTATCACATTAGCGGGAGGAACGCCGGTTCTTGCAGATACAACCGAGAATGGATTCAAGTTAACAGCGTCCATATTAAAACAGTATATTACACCAAAGACGAAATGCGTCATCCTTCCTTATCCATCCAACCCGACTGGTGTGACACTTACATATGAAGAACTGGAAGAGATTGCTGACTTTTTAGCCGACAAAGAGATATTCATATTGTCAGACGAAATCTACAGTGAGTTGACGTACGATGATGCTCATGTTTCGATTGCCAGCTTCCCGCAGGTAAGGGATAAGAGCGTCATTATTAATGGCTTGAGTAAATCCCATTCCATGACCGGCTGGCGAATCGGCTTTACATTGGCACCAGCGTGGCTGAGCACCCATATGCTCAAAGTTCATCAATACAACGCCACTTGTGCGACTTCCGTCAGCCAGTACGCAGCAATCGAAGCGCTGACGAATGGTCTGGGAGATCCCGTCAACATGCGCGATGCATATCGAGCGCGCAGGGATTACTGCTTGGAGCGATTGGAAAACATGGGTTTGACTGTTGAGAAACCAAATGGGGCGTTTTACATTTTCCCAAAATTCCCGATCAAGAGCATGACCTCATTGGAACTTGGTTTGGCACTAGTGGAAAAAGCAGGTCTTGCTATTGTACCAGGAGATGCATTTTCTCACCTTGGTGAAGGGTATATGCGGCTTTCTTATGCATACAGCATGGAGCTTCTCCAGGAAGGAATGGATCGTCTGGAGCGTTTCCTTTCTTCCAATAAATTGGCATAA
- a CDS encoding FbpB family small basic protein: MRPRKLSLEELITQNKNELLQDDQAMLKIEESLDDRYGIQTDHME; this comes from the coding sequence ATGAGACCCCGCAAGCTTTCTTTAGAAGAATTGATCACGCAAAACAAAAATGAGTTATTACAGGATGATCAGGCAATGCTTAAAATTGAAGAATCGCTGGATGATAGATATGGAATCCAGACTGATCACATGGAATAA
- a CDS encoding YkyB family protein has translation MKVNWTLEDIAKALFVVNRHAKTASDPSHLYQLKKQTVAKLLEQNKAKKIGLHFSEHPKLSRQHSTMLVQIADYYFHIPAAKEDFKTLPHLGELDKTFRNPRPNLSLSQAKRILSGYLDLPQQDIRPKQQTPVSRSAYYTPSSLGQFTWPDKKKRRS, from the coding sequence ATGAAAGTGAACTGGACATTAGAGGATATAGCAAAAGCGTTGTTCGTAGTCAATCGGCACGCAAAAACAGCTTCTGATCCAAGCCACTTATACCAACTAAAGAAACAAACAGTAGCGAAACTGCTGGAACAGAACAAAGCTAAGAAAATTGGCCTGCATTTCTCTGAACACCCAAAACTCAGCAGACAGCACTCTACTATGCTGGTACAAATAGCAGACTATTACTTTCATATCCCGGCTGCAAAGGAAGATTTCAAAACACTGCCGCATCTCGGAGAATTGGACAAGACTTTTCGGAATCCGAGACCAAACCTCTCCCTTTCCCAAGCAAAGCGGATCCTTTCCGGCTATTTGGATTTGCCACAGCAGGATATCAGACCAAAACAGCAGACACCTGTCAGCAGATCGGCATATTATACGCCATCCTCGCTTGGTCAGTTCACCTGGCCAGACAAGAAAAAGCGTCGCAGCTAA
- a CDS encoding metallophosphoesterase has product MKKTWISAAAGTIITGAGLGYVYARHIEPAKLVTKSYTLTSERLPKSFDGLKVVQFSDLHLGYHYSIRKLRRLVRHIQEQQADVIVFTGDFADRPIRLKWKQEIVDCLTTLEAPFGKYWIYGNHDYRDESEAIVAKYMKAGGFTALHNTATFLKRGQDHIVLAGIDDVIRSTPNLHAATRHSDEDSFTILLAHEPDLAENVRHLPVDVQLSGHSHGGQVRIPFYGEVIVPPYGRRYVDSHYEIGTRPLHVFVSRGVGTTRMPIRFACPPEISILTLKHGQKHVDLK; this is encoded by the coding sequence ATGAAAAAGACTTGGATTTCAGCTGCTGCGGGGACAATCATTACCGGAGCTGGCCTTGGATATGTGTATGCACGGCATATAGAACCAGCAAAACTGGTAACTAAATCATATACACTTACTAGTGAAAGACTCCCGAAATCCTTCGATGGATTGAAAGTTGTTCAATTCAGTGATTTGCATTTAGGTTATCATTATTCCATTAGAAAGCTTAGACGTTTAGTTCGGCATATCCAGGAACAGCAAGCAGACGTCATTGTATTTACTGGCGATTTTGCTGATCGTCCGATCCGGCTGAAATGGAAGCAAGAGATTGTTGATTGCCTAACGACTCTTGAGGCGCCATTCGGAAAGTACTGGATTTATGGAAACCATGATTATCGTGACGAAAGTGAAGCAATTGTTGCGAAATATATGAAAGCAGGAGGATTCACCGCCCTGCATAATACAGCTACATTCCTAAAGCGCGGACAAGATCATATCGTGCTGGCTGGTATCGATGATGTCATACGGAGCACTCCGAACCTGCATGCGGCAACACGCCATAGCGATGAAGACTCTTTTACCATCTTGTTGGCACACGAACCTGATTTAGCTGAGAATGTCAGGCATTTGCCGGTAGACGTTCAATTATCCGGCCACTCTCATGGCGGCCAAGTAAGAATTCCTTTTTACGGTGAGGTAATAGTTCCTCCATATGGCAGACGATACGTGGATAGTCATTATGAAATCGGCACGCGGCCATTACATGTTTTCGTCTCCAGAGGTGTCGGTACAACTAGGATGCCTATTCGTTTTGCATGTCCGCCAGAAATATCAATACTTACCCTGAAGCATGGACAGAAGCATGTCGATCTTAAATAA
- a CDS encoding hemolysin III family protein translates to METYIFTKKEETAHSITHGFGALLSIAALAVAIVLASFTKDPWVIVSVTIYGTTMLLMYLSSTIVHALPEGKVKDIFQIIDHAAIYLFIAGTYTPLLLISLRSSLGWTIFGIVWGIALAGIIFKIFFVKKFLIMSTVFYLLMGWMIVLVWEPMLAAMPQQTILYLAVGGLFYTVGAVFYVWRKIPYHHVVWHLFVLAGSAFHFFAILFLI, encoded by the coding sequence TTGGAAACTTATATTTTCACGAAAAAAGAAGAAACAGCCCACTCTATCACGCATGGGTTCGGGGCTTTACTGAGTATTGCAGCACTAGCGGTTGCAATTGTCTTGGCAAGCTTCACGAAGGATCCTTGGGTCATTGTATCTGTCACCATATATGGTACGACAATGCTGCTCATGTATCTCTCTTCGACAATCGTTCATGCTTTGCCAGAGGGAAAAGTGAAGGATATTTTCCAGATTATCGATCACGCAGCCATCTATCTTTTTATAGCTGGTACCTATACACCCTTATTGCTGATCAGCCTCAGAAGTTCGCTCGGATGGACGATTTTTGGCATCGTATGGGGAATTGCACTTGCAGGTATCATCTTCAAGATTTTCTTCGTCAAGAAATTTTTGATCATGTCTACAGTTTTCTATCTCTTGATGGGCTGGATGATCGTCCTAGTCTGGGAACCAATGCTTGCGGCGATGCCGCAACAGACGATTCTTTATCTGGCTGTTGGGGGCCTTTTCTATACAGTAGGTGCTGTGTTCTATGTTTGGCGAAAGATTCCCTACCATCACGTTGTATGGCATTTGTTTGTACTGGCGGGATCTGCGTTCCATTTTTTCGCCATTCTTTTCCTCATTTAA
- the cbpB gene encoding cyclic-di-AMP-binding protein CbpB: MAKLELQELTGITVEDLMVESEKVAHVQLNNPLEHALLVLVKSGYSVIPVLDHTYRLQGMISKTAILNEVLGMERFEMEKLSEIKVSETMLTDVPVLKKSDSFLTALKAVVNQAFLCVLDEEGYFEGILTRRAILKKMNRYLHEQVHYHPTGDKTNV; encoded by the coding sequence ATGGCAAAATTAGAGTTGCAGGAACTCACCGGCATAACGGTTGAGGACTTGATGGTCGAGTCTGAAAAAGTTGCTCATGTTCAATTGAATAATCCACTGGAGCACGCTTTGCTCGTGCTTGTTAAATCAGGTTATTCCGTCATTCCTGTACTTGATCATACGTACAGACTGCAGGGCATGATATCGAAGACAGCAATCCTGAATGAAGTTCTCGGTATGGAGAGATTCGAGATGGAGAAGCTTTCTGAAATCAAAGTGTCGGAAACGATGCTGACAGATGTACCTGTATTGAAGAAATCGGATTCTTTTCTGACAGCATTGAAGGCTGTAGTGAATCAGGCTTTTCTTTGTGTGCTTGATGAGGAAGGGTACTTCGAGGGAATCCTGACTCGAAGGGCGATTCTTAAAAAGATGAACAGGTATTTGCACGAACAAGTGCATTACCATCCAACCGGCGATAAGACCAATGTCTGA
- the dapD gene encoding 2,3,4,5-tetrahydropyridine-2,6-dicarboxylate N-acetyltransferase, with translation MKMMDANEIISFISNSKKSTPVKVYVKGKGLDTLSYPESVKAFPEANTAVLFGEWSELEGFLKDTEAIEDYVIENDRRNSAIPLLDLKGINARIEPGVVIRDQVEIGDGAVIMMGASINIGSVIGEGTMIDMNVVMGGRATVGKNCHIGAGTVLAGVIEPPSAKPVVIEDDVVIGANVVVLEGVTVGKGAIVAAGAIVTEDVAPNTLVGGTPARVLKEIDDQTKSKTEIRQELRKLN, from the coding sequence GTGAAAATGATGGACGCAAATGAAATCATCTCTTTCATTTCGAATAGTAAAAAATCTACACCAGTTAAAGTATATGTTAAAGGAAAAGGCCTGGACACGCTATCTTATCCAGAAAGTGTAAAAGCTTTCCCAGAAGCGAACACAGCAGTTCTATTCGGTGAATGGAGCGAGCTGGAAGGCTTTTTGAAAGATACAGAAGCAATCGAGGATTACGTCATCGAGAATGACCGCCGTAACTCCGCGATTCCTCTATTGGACTTGAAAGGAATCAATGCCCGCATCGAGCCAGGTGTTGTTATCCGTGACCAAGTGGAAATCGGTGATGGCGCAGTAATCATGATGGGCGCTTCTATCAACATCGGTTCTGTAATTGGTGAAGGTACAATGATCGATATGAACGTTGTAATGGGCGGACGAGCAACTGTTGGTAAGAACTGCCACATCGGAGCTGGTACTGTCTTGGCGGGTGTTATTGAACCACCATCCGCGAAACCAGTTGTAATCGAAGATGATGTTGTCATCGGTGCCAATGTTGTTGTATTGGAAGGCGTTACAGTTGGAAAAGGAGCGATTGTTGCTGCTGGTGCAATCGTGACAGAAGATGTAGCTCCAAACACACTTGTTGGCGGAACACCAGCGCGTGTATTGAAGGAAATCGATGACCAGACGAAATCAAAAACAGAGATTCGTCAGGAACTTCGCAAACTGAACTAA